A genomic segment from Nicotiana sylvestris chromosome 1, ASM39365v2, whole genome shotgun sequence encodes:
- the LOC138876080 gene encoding uncharacterized protein produces MPHYTETISNTPESDNKDSHIKNLVEELKKLTSRIQGVEGSKGIEGLNYEDLCIQPNFELPEGYKPPKFNMFDGTGDPRVHLRTYCDKLVGVGKDEKIRMKLFMRSLKGDALSWNISQDPKKWSNWVSMVSDFMDWFRFNMENAPDVFYIQNLKKKPTEIFREYATRWRSEVAKVRPALKEEQMNRFFVRPQDTQYYERLMLIEGQIFSYIIKLGEKIKEGIKSGMVTNFEALQATNKALQSGGTSKKRDDYNTQPSHYQSPPTCQNFPRPQPNFDHRPSKQYTAIAEPIDQLYERLKAASYVTPIPAITPKNPSQRVNPNKTYAYHSGMKGHTIDECRSLKDKIQALIDNKIIVAKEHAPNFRNNPLPDHKSGGIHMIEVEDDWDPKGSIGLIIEGDKPKKPTVTLNPIVVQMPR; encoded by the exons ATGCCGCATTATACTGAAACCATTTcaaacacacccgagtctgataaTAAGGACTCTCATATCAAGAATCTGGtagaagaactcaagaagctgactagtagaattcagggcgtcgagggaagtaaggggattgaagggctGAATTATGAAGACCTTTGCATTCAACCCAATTTCGagctgcccgaggggtacaaacctcctaagttcaacaTGTTTGACGGTACCGGGGATCCGAGAGTTCAtctgagaacatactgcgacaagctagtcggagtagggaaagacgaaaagattcgcatgaaactcttcatgaggagtctaaagggagatgctctatcttggaaCATCAGCCAAGACCCaaagaagtggtcgaattgggtaagtatggtgtccgatttcatggactggttcaggttcaatatggaaaatgcgccagatgtgttctacatccagaacttgaagaagaaacccacGGAGatatttcgcgagtatgctactcgttggagatcagaggttgctaaggtcagaccagctttaaaagaagaacaaatgaacaggtttttcgtccgACCTCAAGACACGCAGTActatgagaggttgatgttgattgaaggCCAAATATTTTCctacatcatcaagctaggggagaAGATcaaggaaggtatcaaaagtggtatggtcactaactttgaagctttgcaggctaccaacaaggctctacagtctggtggcacgtccaagaaaagggat GACTATAATACTCAACCCTCtcattatcaatcacctcccacttgccaaaactttcctagacctcaaccaaatttcGACCACAGACCTTCCAAACAATACACCGCCATCGCGGAACCGATtgaccagctatatgaaaggctcaaagctgctagttatgtcacccccattcctGCTATAACTCCTAAAAATCCTTCCCAacgggtcaacccaaacaaaacttatgcataccattccggcatgaaggggcataccattgatgagtgccgctctctgaaggataagatccaagctttgattgacaacaagattattgtggcgaAGGAGCATGCTCCGAACTTCCgtaacaaccctctaccagaccacaagaGTGGAGGCATTCATATGATTGAGgtagaagatgattgggaccccaagggatcgattgGGTTAATAATAGAAGGTGACaagccaaagaaaccaacagtcacccttaatccgattgtggtccagatgccgaggtga